CGGAAATGAAAGTGAATATCTTCTGTTTTTTCGTTTAATCAGATTGTATTTGATTAGTTTATCTAGGTATAGTTCTAAGTTGCCATTTGTTGGAAGATCAGCTTTGATTTGACGTAGAATAATCTCTTGATCTTGACGTTCTGTGAAGTATGCTACGATCTCTTTAAAGAGTGGATCAGAGACGATTTTATCCAAAGGTTCACTCTGGTTAGTTTGAGCATAGTAATAGGTTATATTTTCCATAGTTGAACCACGCTTTCTACTTATCTACTCTTCTTCATAAGAAAAACTACAGCTGGAGTAATCAACGCCACCTGTAGTTTATTAAGTTGCTAAATCAGATGTATACTTTAGCTAAATGCTTCAGTTAACTGAGGGACAACTTGTTTTTTACGAGAAACAACACCGTTTAAAAATGCACGGTTATTATTTAATGTTACATTAAAAGCTGCTTCTACTTTATCTAATGAATCACCGATCACTAATAATTCAGAATCGCTATCTAAAATATTTGTCACGATCAAAACAAATAAATCATATCCATTTGTTGCATTTTCATTTTTCATTGTAGCTTCTAGTTCTGTCTGACGAGCTAATACTTCATTCAGGTCAACTGTATTGACTTGAGCGATACGGACATTCTTAGCACCCATCGGAAAGCTTTTAGCATCCAAATCTAATAATGTTTCAGCAGATTTGTCGCTTAAATTAGTACCAGCTTTTAACATGTCTAAGCCATAGCCATTCAAATTGATTTCAGCGATACTTGCTAGTTCATTCGCAGCATCGATATCTTCTTGTGTACATGTTGGTGATTTGAATAATAATGTATCTGAAACAATCGCTGATACCATCATCCCTGCAATTTGTTTAGGAATAGTTACATTGTTTTCTTTAAACATTTTCAAGATGATCGTACAAGTACAACCGACTGGTTCAGCACGGTAATACAATGGATCAGCTGTTTCAAAATTAGCAATTCGGTGGTGATCGACAACTGCAAGAATCGTTAAATCTGCAATATCGGAAATACTTTGTTGGAATTCATTGTGGTCAACAAGGATCACTTGTGTTGTCTCGCCATTCGCACTTTCTACAATTCTAGGTGCATCCACATTAAAGTAATCCAAAGCGTATTGTGTTTCTTCGCTAGGTGCGCCTAAAGCGACTGCTTCTGTTTCCTTGCCTAGTTCTTTTTGTAAGTAAGCAAAGCTGATTGCAGCTCCAATCGCATCTGTATCAGGATTTTGGTGTCCAAAAACAAGAATTTTTGACATAAAAATGGTTCACTCCTTCTTTATTCTTCATTACTAATAATAACAAAAAATAGAAAAGAAACAACAATTATTGTTGTTTCTTTTCTATTTTTATCGACTATCTTGTCGCATAGCCTTGATAGTCGTTGACGTGAAGCAATTTTTTCGCATTTGCTACACGATCTTCTTTCGGTGGTTCGATTCCATCTAATGGATACGTTAAGCCTAATTCATCCCATTTGTATTTACCCATTGTATGATACGGCAACACTTCTACTTTGTCGACATTTTTCAATGTTTTGATAAACGTATCCAACCGAATCAAATACTCATCGTAATCACTACGTTCGGGAACCAAAACGTGACGAATCCAAACTGGTTTTCCAATCTCAGAAAGATATTGGGCCATTTCCAAAATATTTTCGTTTCCTAACGAAGTAAGTAATTTGTGTTGTTCGTTATCAATATGTTTGATATCAAATAACAGTAAATCAGTATAGTTCATTAGTTCTTCGAATTGGCTGAAAAAGGGTTCTTCTCTTGTGAATGGTTTGCCACAAGTATCGATTGTTGTATGTATTCCTTTTTCTTTCGCTTTTTTAAACAAGTCAGTTAAAAATTCTAATTGAAGTAAAGGTTCGCCCCCACTGACAGTGATTCCGCCTTTTTCGCCCCAATAAGAACGATATTTGATTGCTTCTTCTAAAACTTCATCGGTTGTTACTTCGCGTCCGCCAGAACCAATCTTCCAAGTATCAGGATTATGACAAAATTGGCAGCGCATGCGGCAACCTTGTGTAAATACGATGAAACGAACGCCGGGGCCGTCAACGGTTCCAAAATTTTCTGTAGAGTGAATTCTACCGATAACAGGAGTTGTCATTGCTTGTTCCTCATTTCTTTTAAAAAAAGGGCTGACACGAGGTCAACCCTTCAGTTGTTTGTTTATTATAGTCTGTCATGTGAAGTTCTAGAGATAACATCTGCTTGTTGCTCAGGAGTTAAATCACGGAATTTCACGGCATATCCAGATACACGAATTGTTAAGTTAGGGTATTTTTCTGGATGTGCTTGTGCATCTAATAATAATTCGTTTGTGAACACGTTAACGTTCAAGTGGTAACCACCTTTATCGAAGTAGCCATCCATTACGTTACGTAAGTTATCGATTCTTGTATCATCATCTTTACCTAAACCGTTAGGGTTGATTGTTTGTGTATTAGAGATTCCATCTAATGCACTTGTATATTCTAATCTAGCAGTTGAGTTAAGTGATGCTAAAAGACCATTTTTCTCACCTAAGAATTTACCATCTTGGTAGCTTGGGTTAGCACCTGGTGCTAATGGTTTGCCGGCACGACGACCATCTGGTGTATTACCAGTTGCTTTACCGTAAACAACATTAGAAGTGATTGTCAATAATGAAGTTGTTGGTTTAGCGTTACGATACGTATGTTGACGTCTGATTTGAGTCATGAAGTACTCAAGTATCCAGTTAGCCATTGCATCTGCTTCTTCATTATCGTTACCATAAGTTGGGAACTCGTTTTGAGGAACATAGTCAATTGCTAAACCATCTTCATCACGGATTACTTGTACATTACCATGTTTGATCGCCATTACTGAGTCAGCAGCATGTGAAATCCCTGCAATACCAGTTGCGAATGTGCGTTGTAAGTTACTTTCCATGAAGGCTAATTGTGCTGCTTCATAAGAATATTTATCATGCATGTAGTGGATAACATTTAATGTATTTACATATAATTCAGCTAGCCAGTCCATAATATCTTTGTAACGATCGATAAATTCATTGTAGTCTAAAGTATCGCCAGTCATTGGACGGAACTTAGGAGCTACTTGCATTTTTGTTTTTTCGTCTACCCCACCATTGATAGCATAAAGAACAGCTTTTGCCAAGTTAGCACGAGCACCGAAGAATTGCATGTCTTTACCCATAACTGTTGCAGATACACAGCATGCGATCGCACAGTCATCTGATCCCCAGTTAGCACGCAATAAATCATCATTTTCAAATTGGATAGATGAACTTTGTTTTGCAATTTTAGAAGCAAATGTTCTGAATCCAACTGGTAAATGTGAAGAATATAACACAGTTAAGTTAGGTTCTGGAGATGGTCCCATGTTTGTTAGTGTGTGTAAAATACGGAAATCACTCTTAGTCACTAATGAACGTCCATCTAAGCCCATACCAGCGATTGATAAGGTTGCCCAGATTGGGTATCCAGAGAATAGTTGGTTATATTCTGGTGTACGAGCAAATTTAACCATACGTAATTTCATGATCAAATGGTCGATCATTTCTTGTGCTTCAAATTCAGTGATAAGGCCTGCTTCTAAGTCACGTTGGATATAGATATCTAGGAATGCAGAGATACGTCCGATAGACATAGCTGCACCATTTTGTGATTTGATAGCGCCTAAGTAACCAAAGTATAACCATTGTATTGCTTCTTTTGCATTTGCAGCTGGTTTAGAGATATCAAAGCCATAAGTTGAAGCCATTTCTTTAAGATCAGCCATTGCTCTGATTTGTTCAGAAATTTCTTCTCTTAAACGAATAACATCATCTGTCATTACTTTGTTACCAGTGTTACTTAAATCTTTTTTCTTTTCGGCAATCAAGAAATCCATACCATATAATGCGATACGACGATAATCACCGATGATACGGCCACGGCCATAAGCATCAGGAAGACCTGTGATGATTTTGTTTTTACGTGCAGATCTCATTTCAGGTGTGTAAGCATCAAAAACACCTTGATTATGTGTTTTTCTCCACTCAGTAAAGATTTTAGACATTTCTGCATCTACTTCATAACCATTAGAAGTCAAAGAGTTATTGGCCATGTTGATTCCGCCAAACGGCATGAATGCTTGTTTTAACGGTACATCTGTTTGCAAACCAACGATTGTTTCTTCTTCTTTGATCAAGTAACCTGGTTCATGAGACGTTACAGTTGCAGGAATATTTGTGTCCATATCATATACACCATTTTTTTCATGTTGTACTTCAAATAATTCCTGTAATTTTGTCCATAATTTGTCTGTGCTTGGTGCGATTGGCTCTAGGAAAGAATCATCACCTATATATTCAGTGTAGTTTCTTTGGATAAAGTCTCGTGTATCTACTGATGTTTGCCATTTTTCGCCTTTAAAGCCTTTCCATTGCTCCATTTTGGGGCCTCCTTAGTATGCTGAAATCTATTGTAACAGCTTTATGTGATTAGTATAACACATCATCGTTTTTATGCAAGCCTTTCCTTACTACATTTCGAACTAATTTATGTTTTTTTTCATTAAATACTCGTATAAAGCTTATATAATAAGCTTTTATATTTGTGATTTAATTAACTAATTTGATCTCACTGTTTCTATAAAGTAAGAAATCTGTTATACAAAAACAGCCCTCTGTACTAGTACAGAGGGCTGTTTTTTCTAATTCTATAGAACAGTTCGTTCTTTTAATTAGATGTTTCTTCTATTTTGGGTTCTAATTCTTGGGTTCTAATTCTGCGGTATGCATTTCATGGACTTCTAAAATTTCACCGTCTTGCTTTTCATCCAGCATAAATGATCCATTAGATGTTCGATCATTAATTGGATATTTTTCAGAATCAAGATTATACTGTTTACCGTTTTGCGTTGTTACAAGTAATTCTAAGGGACTGCTCTCGGACATAAATGTTACGCGATGAGGATTTTTCTTCAATTCTCTAAGAACCATCAAACCACGTTTGGCACGTCCTAATTGCGGCAGTTCTTGTGCTAACATTCGTTTGATGCTACCTCGTTGAGTCAAGATCACGATCGGTGTATCGCCGTCTTCATGAACAAGTAATCCATTGACCACATAATCTTGTTCTTTTAAGTTCATTGCTTTCACACCGGCTGCTTTGGCCCCAACGACTGGTACTTCATCCAAAGGATAACGTAGCCCGAAACCGCGATGACTAACCAAGAACACATCCAAAGTTTTTTGTTCGTTTGTTAAAAAGACATTGACGATCTCATCTGATTCGGATTTTAATTTCATACAGTTTGTTGGACGACTCTTGTACGTTCTCCAAGGTTCAAAATCAGTCATTTTAGTTTGTTTGATCATACCTTCTTTAGTCATGAACACGAAGGTTTTCGTTGGTGAAAGTTCTTTATAGGTATAAACTGCAATAATCGATTCATCAACGGATAGATTTAAAATAGCCTGAGATATGTGTTCCCCAATTTCTTTCCATCTTAGATCAGGTAACTCATGAATTGGGCGATAAATCACATTTGCTTTATTCGTGATCAATAAAATATGATCTAACGTATTCACTTCGCCAGTGTAAAGAAGGAAGTCCCCTTCTTTCATTCCGACTTCTTCCGGTTTGGAGGCGCTATACGAGCGTAAGCT
The DNA window shown above is from Enterococcus sp. 12C11_DIV0727 and carries:
- the pflB gene encoding formate C-acetyltransferase; this translates as MEQWKGFKGEKWQTSVDTRDFIQRNYTEYIGDDSFLEPIAPSTDKLWTKLQELFEVQHEKNGVYDMDTNIPATVTSHEPGYLIKEEETIVGLQTDVPLKQAFMPFGGINMANNSLTSNGYEVDAEMSKIFTEWRKTHNQGVFDAYTPEMRSARKNKIITGLPDAYGRGRIIGDYRRIALYGMDFLIAEKKKDLSNTGNKVMTDDVIRLREEISEQIRAMADLKEMASTYGFDISKPAANAKEAIQWLYFGYLGAIKSQNGAAMSIGRISAFLDIYIQRDLEAGLITEFEAQEMIDHLIMKLRMVKFARTPEYNQLFSGYPIWATLSIAGMGLDGRSLVTKSDFRILHTLTNMGPSPEPNLTVLYSSHLPVGFRTFASKIAKQSSSIQFENDDLLRANWGSDDCAIACCVSATVMGKDMQFFGARANLAKAVLYAINGGVDEKTKMQVAPKFRPMTGDTLDYNEFIDRYKDIMDWLAELYVNTLNVIHYMHDKYSYEAAQLAFMESNLQRTFATGIAGISHAADSVMAIKHGNVQVIRDEDGLAIDYVPQNEFPTYGNDNEEADAMANWILEYFMTQIRRQHTYRNAKPTTSLLTITSNVVYGKATGNTPDGRRAGKPLAPGANPSYQDGKFLGEKNGLLASLNSTARLEYTSALDGISNTQTINPNGLGKDDDTRIDNLRNVMDGYFDKGGYHLNVNVFTNELLLDAQAHPEKYPNLTIRVSGYAVKFRDLTPEQQADVISRTSHDRL
- the pflA gene encoding pyruvate formate-lyase-activating protein: MTTPVIGRIHSTENFGTVDGPGVRFIVFTQGCRMRCQFCHNPDTWKIGSGGREVTTDEVLEEAIKYRSYWGEKGGITVSGGEPLLQLEFLTDLFKKAKEKGIHTTIDTCGKPFTREEPFFSQFEELMNYTDLLLFDIKHIDNEQHKLLTSLGNENILEMAQYLSEIGKPVWIRHVLVPERSDYDEYLIRLDTFIKTLKNVDKVEVLPYHTMGKYKWDELGLTYPLDGIEPPKEDRVANAKKLLHVNDYQGYATR
- a CDS encoding manganese-dependent inorganic pyrophosphatase; translated protein: MSKILVFGHQNPDTDAIGAAISFAYLQKELGKETEAVALGAPSEETQYALDYFNVDAPRIVESANGETTQVILVDHNEFQQSISDIADLTILAVVDHHRIANFETADPLYYRAEPVGCTCTIILKMFKENNVTIPKQIAGMMVSAIVSDTLLFKSPTCTQEDIDAANELASIAEINLNGYGLDMLKAGTNLSDKSAETLLDLDAKSFPMGAKNVRIAQVNTVDLNEVLARQTELEATMKNENATNGYDLFVLIVTNILDSDSELLVIGDSLDKVEAAFNVTLNNNRAFLNGVVSRKKQVVPQLTEAFS